A window of the Scleropages formosus chromosome 5, fSclFor1.1, whole genome shotgun sequence genome harbors these coding sequences:
- the LOC108942255 gene encoding uncharacterized protein LOC108942255 isoform X1: protein MDTALSLSFQHHGDDSGHSLVFFDLETTGLDVPTCDIVQMSAVCGDASFNVHMLPRRRMSPQASRVTGFTVQDDALLLHGRRVETVSRQRALITFVDFVRSFSRPVLVAHNAFRFDAPVLARALREFCLQSEMEHVLSGFLDTFLLSKELLGPTGIRKYSQEYLVEHFLKKSYRAHNALEDVKALQELFHHWNPAPSIIRRHIFTMAQLDDPFFALPYLGPRHRFFFQL, encoded by the exons ATGGACACTGCGCTTTCGCTTTCATTTCAG CACCACGGTGATGACAGCGGACACAGTCTGGTGTTCTTTGACCTGGAGACCACAGGCTTGG ATGTCCCGACGTGTGACATCGTCCAGATGTCCGCGGTCTGCGGTGACGCATCCTTCAACGTGCACATGCTTCCGCGGCGCAGGATGTCGCCGCAAGCCTCCAGGGTGACGGGCTTTACCGTGCAGGACGACGCGCTGCTTCTCCACGGTCGGCGCGTCGAGACGGTCTCCCGCCAGCGGGCGCTGATCACCTTCGTCGACTTCGTGCGCTCCTTCAGCCGCCCCGTGCTGGTGGCGCACAACGCGTTCCGCTTCGACGCCCCCGTCCTGGCACGCGCGCTCAGGGAGTTCTGCCTCCAGAGCGAGATGGAGCACGTGCTCTCCGGCTTCCTGGACACCTTCCTGCTCAGCAAGGAGCTGCTGGGGCCCACCGGGATCAGGAAGTACTCCCAGGAGTACCTGGTGGAGCACTTCCTCAAGAAGTCATACAGGGCCCACAACGCCCTGGAGGATGTCAAGGCCCTGCAGGAGCTCTTCCATCACTGGAACCCGGCGCCCAGCATCATCCGTAGGCACATATTCACCATGGCGCAGCTCGATGACCCCTTCTTTGCTCTGCCGTACCTCGGACCACGCCACCGTTTCTTTTTCCAGCTTTAG
- the LOC108942255 gene encoding uncharacterized protein LOC108942255 isoform X2, producing the protein MQSSRHHGDDSGHSLVFFDLETTGLDVPTCDIVQMSAVCGDASFNVHMLPRRRMSPQASRVTGFTVQDDALLLHGRRVETVSRQRALITFVDFVRSFSRPVLVAHNAFRFDAPVLARALREFCLQSEMEHVLSGFLDTFLLSKELLGPTGIRKYSQEYLVEHFLKKSYRAHNALEDVKALQELFHHWNPAPSIIRRHIFTMAQLDDPFFALPYLGPRHRFFFQL; encoded by the exons ATGCAGTCCTCTCGG CACCACGGTGATGACAGCGGACACAGTCTGGTGTTCTTTGACCTGGAGACCACAGGCTTGG ATGTCCCGACGTGTGACATCGTCCAGATGTCCGCGGTCTGCGGTGACGCATCCTTCAACGTGCACATGCTTCCGCGGCGCAGGATGTCGCCGCAAGCCTCCAGGGTGACGGGCTTTACCGTGCAGGACGACGCGCTGCTTCTCCACGGTCGGCGCGTCGAGACGGTCTCCCGCCAGCGGGCGCTGATCACCTTCGTCGACTTCGTGCGCTCCTTCAGCCGCCCCGTGCTGGTGGCGCACAACGCGTTCCGCTTCGACGCCCCCGTCCTGGCACGCGCGCTCAGGGAGTTCTGCCTCCAGAGCGAGATGGAGCACGTGCTCTCCGGCTTCCTGGACACCTTCCTGCTCAGCAAGGAGCTGCTGGGGCCCACCGGGATCAGGAAGTACTCCCAGGAGTACCTGGTGGAGCACTTCCTCAAGAAGTCATACAGGGCCCACAACGCCCTGGAGGATGTCAAGGCCCTGCAGGAGCTCTTCCATCACTGGAACCCGGCGCCCAGCATCATCCGTAGGCACATATTCACCATGGCGCAGCTCGATGACCCCTTCTTTGCTCTGCCGTACCTCGGACCACGCCACCGTTTCTTTTTCCAGCTTTAG